The sequence below is a genomic window from Streptococcus pantholopis.
ACAGTCTTTTCCTTTTATATAAAATATTTTATTCACAAACTTTTTTGAGCCAGTATTCCCTAACAGAATAGAACAGGCCCAGTGCTAGAGAGCCATATAAACTAAGGTCTCGCATCACTCTTTGCCAGCCGTAGATGTCGGGAAATGGGACAGATGTCAAGAATAAAAAGTTCGATGCCCCACCCCCGCAAGACTTAGTAGGCTTTTTAAAGCTTTATTGTCTTGACAGAGGGGCGCCTACGAAATCAAAGATTTCTGGCTTACCGTCATTTTTGCTTTGCTCTTTTGACGGGCTTTGTATCTTGTCAATTGAACACGGCCTAAGAGCTGTGCAAAAAAGACAGGGTTAAGTTGAAAATCGATTTTAAGTTAGCCAGCCGTAAACGTCTGAAAGCTTTGTCTCCTTAACAGTCGACCGCACCTTTCTAGTCGTTCTGGCAGGGGGCGTCTACGAAATCAAAGATTTCTGGCTTACCGTCAGCCGTAAACGTCTGAAAGCTTTGTCGCCTTAACAGTCGACCGCACCTTTCTAGTCGTTCTGGCAGGGGGCGTCTACGAAATCAAAGATTTCTGGCTTACCGTCAGCCGTAAACGTCTGAAAGCTTTGTCGCCTTAACAGTCGACCGCACCTTTCTAGTCGTTCTGGCAGAGGTGCGCCTACGAAATCAAAGATTTCGGACTTACCGTCAGCCGTAAACGTCTGAAAGCTTTGTCGCCTTAACAGTCGACCGCACCTTTCTAGTCGTTCTGGCAGGGGGCGTCTACGAAATCAAAGATTTCTGGCTTACCGTCAGCCGTAAACGTCTGAAAGCTTTGTCGCCTTAACAGTCGACCGCACCTTTCTAGTCGTTCTGGCAGGGGTGCGCCTACGAAATCGTAGATTTCGGACTTACCGTCTTTTTGCTTTGCTTTTTAAGGGTTTTTGTATTTAAAAAAAGAAGGAAAGTCGCTTTCCTTCTGATTATTTTATCCAGTTATTGTAGCTTATTATAAAATCTGTTATACAGCAGGGCAGTCTTACCTAAAATAAAACAGCGATATAATTTCTGCAAGGCAAGCTGTCAAGTCGTCTAATGCGTTTTGATAAAAGTTTTTGACACTATTCTTCGGCCTGCTCGCTTAGCAGTGTCCATTCTTCAATCAGCTGCTCTTCCTCTTTGCCGATTTCTTCCAGTTTTTCCTGCAAGTCTGCCAGCTCATCCGCTTCATTTGTGGCAGCCATCTGAGTCTGAACGGCTTGGCCTGCTGCCGCCAAACTGTCCAGCTGCTGTTCAAGGTCACTGATGCGCCTTTTTATCCTGCGCTGTTCTTTTTGACTGGCTTTCTGTTTTTGATAATCCACAGAGGCGGATGATTCAGAGCTCTTGTCAGAAGCATCTCTTGGTTCTTTTTGTGATTCTGATTCTGCCTTTTTGCTGAGATAATAATCATAGTCCCCCAAATAAAGTTGGGAGCCTGCCGCAGAAATTTCTAAAACTTTAGTGGCCACACGATTAATAAAATAGCGATCATGGCTGACAAAGATTAAAGTTCCCTCAAAATCAATAAGAGCATTTTCCAAAACCTCTTTGCTGTCAATGTCTAAATGATTGGTCGGCTCATCAAGAAGGAGAAAATTATTATTTTCCATAGACAATTTAGCTAAAAGCAAGCGAGCACGTTCACCGCCTGAAAGCATGGCTACTGATTTTTTGACATCCTCACCTGAGAAAAGAAAGGCTCCCAAACGGTTTCTGATTTCCAGTTCAGAACTGGTCGGGAAAGCTTGCCAGAGCTCCTCAAGGACTGTATTTGTTTTTGTTAAATGCGACTGGTTTTGATCATAGTAGCCTGTGCTGACATTCGCTCCGTAACGGGCTCCTCCCTTTAGAAAAGGAATCTCGCCTGCAATGGATTTGATAAAGGTGGACTTCCCGATACCATTTGGTCCGACAACTGCAATGGCATCAAGCTTGCGGACTTCCAAATTAAGCGGCTGGGATAAAACCTTGCCGTTATAGCCAATAGCGGCATCACTTACAGTTAAAACAACATTTCCCGAGGCCTTATCTGCCCGAAAGGTCATATTAGCTGATTTTTGAGCAGATTGAGGCTTTTCCAGAGTTTGCATTTTTTCTAATTGCTTGCGTCTGGCTTGGGCACGTTTGGTCGTAGAAGCACGCACGATATTGCGCTGAACAAAATCTTCTAACTTAGCAATCGTTTGAGACTGTTTTTCATAACGTTTCGTCTCAGCGGCCAGCCTTTCAGCTTTCAAATCAACGAACCTAGAATAATTGCCTGCATAACGATCCAGCGAATGGCGTGTCAGATCCAGTGTTGTAGTTGCCACTTTATCCAAAAAGTAACGGTCATGACTGACGATAAGCAGAGCCCCCGGATAAGTGCTCAGATAATTTTCTAGCCAGGCGATTGTTTCAACGTCCAGATGATTCGTCGGCTCATCCAAAACCAGTAACTCAGGCTTTTCCAGAAGCATTTTAGCTAAAGCCAAACGTGTATTTTGACCGCCGGACAAGTCAGAAATCTTCATCTCCCACATTGAAGCATCAAATTTAAAACCGTTAAGAATCGTTTTAATATCAGCTTCATAAGTAAAACCGCCCTGGGAACGGAAATCTTCTGTCAGCTGGTCATAATCAGCCATCAGCTTTTCTAAATCACTGCCGGACAGCTCTTCCATTTTAGTTTCCATGGTGCGCAACTGCTGCTCTGATTCCCGTAAACCAGCAAAAACCTGCAGCATTTCTTCAAAAATTGTTTTCTCAGATTCAAAACGGCTGTCCTGGGCCAAATAGGAAACCGATAAATCTCGCTTTCGGCTGATTTCCCCGCTGGTCGGTTCTTCCTCACCGACCAGCATTTTAAGCAAGGTTGTTTTTCCAGCACCGTTGCGGCCAACCAAAGCTAAGCGATCCCGTTCAGCAATCCGAATAGTGATATTATCAAAGAGCAGCTCACCAGAAAATGAGCGCTCCAGCTTATTCCCTTGTAAAATAATCATATCTTTATTTTATCAAAACTTCCATATTTAACAAGGTACAGAGACCATATGCCAATGATGTCTGGTCACACAAGAAATTAAATTTTCCGCAATATTCCATTCACCATTCATTATTTAGTGCAATCTGGCACAGAATTTTGGCTGTATTTTTAGAAAGCAAAAAAGCCAGACTTCCATTTGGAAATCCGACTCGTACAGCGGCACTCAGTCAGCATACAATTGCTGTACAGCTGAAATATCAGCTTCCTGAATACCGTAGTAAGAACCCGATGACTGCATAACCGATGTTTCACTGTCATCGTGAGCCAAACCGATAGCATGACCCAGCTCATGCTCAGCAGTATGGATAATCCGATCCAGAGTGTAGCTGTAACTATCATTTAATAGGTAATAAGTATTTAACTTCACCTCAACATGGCTAATCTGATTCGTCACCGCATTGATTTCTGTTTCAGCAAGTCCGGCCGCTTGGCTGCTGCTGTCTGAATAATCAGTAGCTATAATATCAGCTTCTTCCGGATTTGTTACAATGGTAAAAGTGAAAGCTCCTGTAGCATTCCAATTGGCAATCGCTGTCTCATAAGCATTTATTAGTGTTGGTACTTCTGTGTCTATGTAGACTGTGGCTGAATTTTGCGCCCAGCGGGCACCGCTGTAATAGGTAAAATCCTCTGTTGACAAATTAGCCAGCTTATTCTGAAGACCATCGCTCTTCGTATCAGCGAAAAATGCTGCGACATTGTCCATCATACCTGAGAAACTCTGAGCTAAGTCAGACCCACTGTGGTTGGCATAATAGGCTAGGGCAAACAAGATAATGGCAATGACAAGGGCTGTTTTAACAATCCCCCAGAAGAGATGCCAAATCATCCGGAAAATCAGTCTGGGAATAAATAAAATCATTCTAAAAAGGTTTTTCATGACCTACCCTCGCTTCTTCATTGAAAGATCAAAACTCCTAAAACCTTAGAGCTTCAGTATAACAGGCAAAAAGGCAAAAAGCAAGCCAAAATCAGACTGTTACAAAACTGTAAACAGAAGCAGCAACAGCTGTTGATTATCCTAAAAAAACGGAGCTCTTTCAGCTGTGCTGAATTTTTTCGAAACGAAAAACCGAGAAACAGTTCCCGGCTTTTATCAGTTATTGGTTATTGGTTTTGTAATTCCTGAAACTTATTATCGCTTACTTTTTCAAAACCTGCATTTTTTAGGTTTTCTTCGGTTTGCTTAATACTGAGATAATCTGCCTGTTTTAAGTCAGGATTCTCATCGGCATCCGCCAACTGACTGAGATCAACCTTTGTATAATCAAGAACCATCGTCATGGTGGCTTTTGTATCACTGTAATCAAAAGAAAGATCAACACCGTCTAGATTCTTATAAGCCCGATAAATGTCATTCTCAAAAAGATCTTTAGCCTCGTCTTTACCAGCTACTTCCATTCCCTGATAAGTGACTGTATAAACTGTAACCTGTTTAATCATTTCATCGCTTCCCTCTTTAAAATAGAGCGTTTCCCGCGAATCATCATTGTCACTGATCCTTTGATAAGACACCGATTCAGTTTGCTTGCTTCCGCAGGCCGTCAAAGTAAAGACCGCCAAAAGAGAAAGAGCCAGACCTAAAAACAAGTATAATCTTTTTTTCATCATAAAACCTCACACAAGATACAAAGCCCGTCAAAAGAGCAAAGCAAAAATAGGAGCCTGACTGATGAGTCACTAAAGACTCAAGGGAGGGCTATCTTTTTTGCACAGCTCTTAGGGCGTGTTCAATTCTCAAGATACAAAGCCCGTCAAAAGAGCAAAGCAAAAATAGGAGCCTGACTGATGAGTCACTAAAGACTCAAGGGAGGGCTATCTTTTTTGCACAGCTCTTAGGGCGTGTTCAATTCTCAAGATACAAAGGGCGTGAAAAACGCAAAAGGAAAATGGCGGTAAGTCCGAAATCTACGATTTCGCAGACGCACCCCTGCCAAGACGACTAGAAGGGTGCGGTCGACTGCTAAGGCGACAAAGCCTTCAGACGTCTACGGCTGGATAGTAATAATACAGCACTCAGCTTGACTAGTTTTTCCCGCAGCGTTTAGCCCGTGTTCAATTCTCAAGATACAAAGCCCGTCGAAAGGCAAAGCTTTCAGACGTCTAGGGATTCCTAAACAATTGTACTAAGTAAGCGTATCTTTTATTCTAAATTTCATCATACGTTATTTAGGTTGCTTTGTAAAGCGCTTCCTTCATTTTGTTATAAAAAAGTTACCTAATGGTAACTTTTAAATCAGTCTTTCTTCTTTCACATAATCAATAGGAAGCCACTCAAAAAGCTTATCCAGCTGCAGATTCCAGTAATACCACTCATGCTTGCCGTGACTGGTATGATAATCGATATCCAGACCGAGTGCTGTCAGTTCTTTTACTGCCGTTTCATTGGACTGGTAAAGGTAGTCTTCATAACCGCACCAGGCATAAAATTTTGTTTTTTTATCTGACTTTTCAGCTACATGCGTCAAAAGGTGCTGAGCCGTTTTTTCTGATTTCAAATCACCAAAAATCCCTTCCCAGTAGGCCTTTTTCTCTCCTGTGTTTTCAGCAATTTCCTGCCCGTCCAGGCCTAATCCCAAAGCTCCGGAAAAAGAAGCGGCATAAGAAAACTTATCTGTAGCCAGAGCGATTTTATAGGCACCGTAGCCGCCCATGGAAAGACCGGCAATAAACGTTTTTTCCCGCTTCTTGCTCATATAGGGAAAGAAACGCTGCAAGACCTGCGGCAGTTCAACAGCAATAGCTGTAAAGTAGGACATCCCGTAGGCTGTGTCGGTATACCAGCCTAAATCAGTCGACGGCATCACAACAATTAAATTAGTATGCCGCAGGAGGCGTTCAATATTAGTTCGCTTCTGCCAAGAATTCTCATTGCCCCCCATACCGTGCAGCAAATACAACACCGGTATATCTGTGTCTTTGGCTTCAGTCTCAGAGAGTTCAGCAGCATCGGGATAAATCACATTGACCTGCCGTTCCATGCCTAAAACCTGAGAATGGTATTCAATTTGCAAAAAAGCCATCGTTATTTCCTTTCTTCATCGCGGTTTCAAGAAAGGCCCGGAACATGATTCCAAGCCTTGAGCCAATTTTAAACTGTCAGCGGACTTCCATAACAACAGGAAGAATCGCTGGCCGGCGTTTGGTCTGTTCAAACAGGAAGCGGCCGACTTCGTCGCGGACAATACCTTTAAGTTCACCCCAGTCAAAACTGTCTTTCGCTAAATAGTCAGCAACTGCTCCATTGACCAGCTCCGCACTTTCACGCAGAATATCCCGGCTTTTCTTGATATAAACAAAACCTCGCGTATTAACTTTGGCCCTGGAGACAATTTTCTTTTCCTTTTTATTAACCGTGATAGCGACAATGAAAATACCGTCTTCAGAGAGAACCTTGCGGTCACGCAGGACAATATTGCCAACATCGCCGATGGCATTACCGTCAATCATGACATCACCGGCTGCTACCCCACCTTCATGCAGGAAACCTTGGTCACCGAGCGTCATAATGTCCCCCCGCTTCATAATATAAATGTTTTCAGGGAACATGCCGATTTCTTCTGCTAATTCGGCATGGGCGGCCAAATCACGGTATTCTCCCTGAACTGGGAACAAATACTGAGGTTTAAGCAGATTCATCAGCAGCTGCAAATCGCGGGCATTGGCATGACCGGATACATGGAGATTCTGGGTAATCAATTTGACCGACCCGCCGGCCTTGTAAATCAAATTTTCAACACGGGCTACAACGGCTTCTTTAGCAACACTTGGTGTGGTGACAATATAAACCAGATCACCTTCTTTTATCTGTACATAGCGGTGGCGGCCGACAGCCATTTTTTCCAGACTGTTGATAGGCTCACCCATCCGTCCGGCTTCCAGCACAATCAGCTCACGGTCAGCAAACTTGCCGATATCTTTAGGCTTGACAATCAGCTTTTCATCGGCAATACGCAGTTTTTTCAGCCGGATGGCGGTCCGCACAATATTCTCAGCATCAAAACCAGTCAAAACCACACGGCGGCCGTGGTCAGCAGCCGAATCAAAAACTTGCTGAATTCGCACAAGATTGGAGGCTACCGCAGCAACAATAACTCGGCCGTCTGCATCCGATATGACACTGTCAATTTCCTTGCCGACTTCCGACTCGCTGGCTGTCTGAACCCTGCTGCCGGCATTAGCCGAATCAGCAAGAAGAGCCAGTACGCCTTCACTGCCGATTTCAGACAGCCGCCCTAAATCCGTTTTGTAGGCTGCTCTGGCTGCTTGGTCAAATTTAAAATCACCGGTATAAACAATGTTTCCTTGATCAGTACCGACAACAACACCCAGACTTTCCGGAATAGAGTGGGTTGTTTTGAAAAAGGAAACAACCGCATCACCGAATTCGATTTCTGTGTTGCTGTCCACCACATGAAAATTATGGAATTTTTTCGGTCCGTTATTTTTGACAAACAGTTTAGCCAGTTCAATTGTCAGCTCTGATCCAAAGACAGGGGCCTTCACTTCGGAAATCAAATAAGGCAGAGCACCGATCGCATCTGCGTGCCCATGTGTCAGAAAAATTCCCTGCACGCGCCGCTTATTTTCAATTAAGTAGTCCAGATTAGGAACAACGAAGTCAACCCCAAGCTGCTCATTTTCGGGATATTTGAGACCCGCATCAAGCACAAAAATAGAATCGTTGACTTCTGCTATGTAAAAGTTCTTCCCGTTTTCACGGACACCGCCCAAGGCGATAATTTTTATATCACTCATGATACTCCTTTAATTCTTTAGTTGTCATCGTTTCATTGTTTTTTTATTATAGTAGCTAATCTCCTATAGTATAACATATTTTTTTATTTTTTTCCGGGATAAAGCCGGATAGCTTAAAGCTTAATAGTGGAAGCGGTATAACTTGCTTTTTAAGCGGCCAAACAAAAAAGGGCTGTCTCTGTTCAATACAGAACACAGCCCTTAGACCAGTTAATTTTTACAGAACAAAATGAGTGGTTATCAGCTTGATTCTACTCTGCATGCAAAGCTTCAACCGGATCTTTTTTCGCAGCAAAGCGTGAAGGGATAATCCCTGCTGTGACAGTTAAAAAGATGGAAATTGCAATCAGCACGGCTCCTGCCCAAATAGGCAGGACAGAGATATGGGCAACATCGGTGATATTTTCAATAACTTTATTAATGGGAATATTAAGAAGCAGAGTGATTAAAATTCCCATAAGACCGGAAATAAGGCCTTCAATTGCCGTTTCAGCCGTGAAAATACGGCGGACATCTTTTTTCGATGCTCCAATAGCACGTAAAATTCCGATTTCCTTGGTCCGCTCCAGAACCGAAATATAGGTAATAATGGCAATCATAATAGAGGAGACAACCAAGGAAATGGCTACAAAACCGATTAGGACATAGGTTATCATATTAATCATGGTGGTCACCGATGACATCACTAAGGCGATGTCATCAGTATAACTGATAATCTGCGCCTCCTTGTCAGCCTTTTTCATCTGTCTGTTATAATCATCAATCAAGTCTTTTAAGTTTTCCTTATTCTCAAAAGAAGCAGCATAAAAGTCGATACTGGAGGGAGCATTTAAATCAATGATACCAATCGTTTTTAGATTGTCTTCATAGCTGGCATCGGCATTTTGATTGTACTGAGACACATAAGCGGCTAATTCTTCTGCCGTCATTCCCGCCAAAGCCTGCCTTTGTTCGTCAGTCAGATTTTGTGAAGAAAATGCAGCCACATCAGCAGAAAAAGGCTGTCCGGTAAAAACATTTGTTCCCTTATCATCTGTTTGTTCCTTGGCAATCTGGCTGGCATTAACAGCTTTTGAAATATGCTTTGTCAGCGCCTGCGTATAGCCAATTCCCCCAACAGAAGCGTTATTAGATGTTCCTTCCTGCGGTTTAACAATACCGACTATTGTGATGTCTTTTCCCTTATTAATAAGATCTGTCATATAGGCTGTATCCGACGATTTATCCACCCAGAGACCATTTTCCTTTTGAAAAATATCGGATTGGATAACCAGCTTAAAGGACCGTCCGAGCAAGTCATCGTAGGTGTAAGTCTGTTCATCGTCTTTTGTTTCTTGGGATAAGCGGCTGAGTTCGTCCCTATCTTCCAGTCCGAGACTATAGAGCACCAAGTCATTGACATTATGGTTTTCATCAACCATCAAAATGACCTCATCAGCTTTTTGGGGCAAATGACCGGCGAGAAGCTGATACTGAGACTTGAGCATCTCTTTGTCACTGCTGATTTCTGACCAAATTTCCATGTTATCAGCCATTGTTTTAACCATCACATTATCAGTATCTAATTCCTGACTCAAATCTGATGGATTGACAGCTTTGACGCCGTTAGATGTGTCTGCGGCATAGATCTGCGGAGACAGGTCATAAGAATAATGAATATCTTTAGTGAGTGTGTCAAAGTCTTTTTGATGATTCTCCAAATAAACTTTAAAGGCTTCTAAATCATTATCCGACGTTTCAGAGGTCAACAGGCTTTTTAAGGTGTCGTTAACGCCAATATTTTCCGACTGAGAATGGTCTGATCCGTCTTCAAAGGCCTCCATTCTGGCTGAAAAAAGACTGGTCAGAGAATTGCTATCATTCTTTTTTAAAGATAAAGGATAGGCTACCAAGGTATCTTCCTGCACCTGATCAATATAATCCTGAACACCGTTGGACAGAGACAAAATTAAGGCAATTCCGATAATGCCGATAGATCCTGCAAAAGCCGTCAGGAAGGTTCTGCCCTTTTTAGTCAGAAGATTATTAAAAGACAGGTTCAGGGCTGTCCAAAAACGCATTTTGGTTTTCTTAAAAGCAGCCTTAGCTCCTGCCGCCTGCAGTCTGGCAGGGTCGTAAGGGTCTGAATCACTGATAATATGACCATCTAATACTTTTATAATACGGGTCGAATACCGCGCAGCTAAATCAGGATTGTGCGTCACCATGATGACCAGACGGTCTTTGGCTATCTCCTTAAGCAGCTCCATGATCTGTACCGACGTTTCCGAATCTAAGGCACCTGTCGGCTCATCTGCCAAAAGAATATCCGGATTGTTGACCAAAGCTCTGGCTATGGCAATCCGCTGCATCTGACCGCCTGACATTTGGTTGGGCCGTTTATGAGCCTGTTTTGCTAAACCGACATGCTCTAAGGCCTCCATAGCGCGTTTGCGCCGCTCAGATTTTGCCACCCCTGAAAGGGTCAGAGCCATCTCTACATTACTCAAAGCTGTTTGGTGGGAAATCAAATTGTATGACTGAAAAACAAAACCGATGGTATGGTTGCGGTAAGCATCCCAGTCGCGGTCCTTAAATGTCTTGGTAGACTGCCCGTTAATCAGCAAATCACCTGATGTATACTGATCCAGTCCGCCAATAATATTAAGCAGAGTGGTCTTGCCGGAGCCGGACTGCCCTAAAACAGAAACAAATTCATTGGCACGAAAAGCCAGATTGATGTCCTCAAGAGCAGCAAGGCTCTGCCCGCCCGTTTGGTAAATTTTTGTAACATGCTGCAGTTCTAACATAACCTCTCCAATAAAATAACCAAAAACATTTGCCGATAGTTTCTTGGTAACCAAGGAACACAGCCCGTTTAAACTTTCTAAACGGCTCTATTATACCACCAGCCTGTCACTTTGTCTTAAAAAAAGAGTTAGTTGATTAAAAGCAGCTTTTTCGAATATAGTAATAGACTCTTAAACTTTAGTCATTATCCTGTTGCTTTTTAAGTATATCTTAAGTTGTAGAGGAGTAAAATATGGTAACGGTAAAAGCAAGAAAGGTTGGTAACTCAATGATTGTAACGCTTCCAAAAACGTTTGATATTAAAGCAGGAACAGAATTTTTCGTTTATAAAGGTGTTGATGGTGCCCTTGTTTTGGCGCCTAAAATAGAGAATCCTTTTGATGGAGAAGCAGATTTAACGATGACAGACGATTTTAAAGAGGTCGTTTTTCTAGATAATGAGTAAGGCTTACATTCCTAAAAAGCAAGACCTTGTTTGGATTGATTTTGACCCAGCTGCTGGAAGGGAAATTCAAAAGCGCCGACCGGCTTTAGTCATTTCAAGTCAAAACTATGCCAAACAAACCGGATTTGTAGCTGTCTGCCCCATCACTCAAGGCCAGCAAAAACTAAAAGACAGAGGACTCTTGGTGACTGTCCGTCACAAAGCAATCCGAGGGGCAGTCAATCCCTTTCAACTGCACACTTTTAATTTTCGGGACAGAAATATCCAAAAAATCGGTCAGCTTGATACCCAGCTCTTTCAAAAGGTAGCACAGCTCTATCCTTATATTTTTGGAGAATAAATCGTAAACAAGAATGTAAGACCCACTCCAGTAAAGAGACTAAGCTATTTAATAAAAAATACTCAGGACCGAAATGTCCTGAGTATTTTTAATAGTAATAGTTATTATCGGATAAGACTTTACTCAAACAATTGATAATAATCAGCAATGGTCATCTGGGCTTTTTCTTCCTGGTTTAAGTCCTGTATGATGGAGCCGTCTTTCATAACAATCAGACGGTTGCCGTATTTGAGAGCATCTTCCATATGGTGGGTAATCATCAGGCTGGTCAGCTTTTGCTGTCTGATAAAGGTATCCGTCAGCTCCATCAGCGCAACACTGGTTTTAGGATCCAGTGCTGCTGTATGCTCATCAAGCAGGAGAAGCTCCGGACGTTTCAGCGTCGCCATCAAAAGACTGAGAGCCTGGCGCTGACCGCCTGAGAGAAGACCGGTAGGAGTATCCAGATGTTTTTCCAGTCCATTGCCGGTTTGACCGGTTAAGTCTGTAAATTTTTCGCTATAATGGTGGATTTTCCGAGCGGCCAGTCCCCGCTTCTCACCGCGGTGCAGGGCTATCAGAAGATTTTCAGCAACGGTCATGCGCGGAGCCGTTCCCATTTTAGGATCCTGAAAGACACGGGATAGATATTTAGCTCTCTTTTCAGCAGGAAGAGCAGTCACATCTTCGCCTAAAATGGTGATACTGCCGCTGCTTAAAGGCAGGGTTCCGGCGATAACGTTAAAGAGTGTTGATTTCCCGGCGCCGTTGCCGCCCAAAATCGTTAGAAAATCATGTTCATATATTGTCAGACTGACATCATCAAGAATCGTTTTGACATCAGTAAAGCCGTTATTGACTTGGACGGTCGCTTTTTTTAATTGAACAATTTCTTTCATCGCGACAAGGTCACCCCCTTGAAGAATTTATCTTTGAGAACCGGTATGATCAGGCAGGTAGCCAGGACAACTGCACTGAAGAGTTTCAGATAATTCGTATTGAAACCGAGGGCAATAACAGCCGCAATCAAAAATTGGTAAAGAATAGAACCGACAATGATAGCAATCAAGCGCTCCAGTAAGGTCAGGCCGGTAGAGTAAAGAACTTCTCCGATAATGATGCTGGCTAAGCCGATGACAATAACACCGATTCCTTTTGAAACGTCAGCGTAGCCGTCCTGCTGGCTGACCAAGGCACCGGACAGGGCGATTAAGCCGTTTGAAATCACCAGTCCCATAACTTCCATACGATCGGTATTGATACCGAAACTCTTTGCCATATCCGGATTGTCCCCTGTAGCAATATAAGCCTGTCCCAGATGCGTATACAAGAAATAAATCAAGA
It includes:
- a CDS encoding type II toxin-antitoxin system PemK/MazF family toxin, which translates into the protein MSKAYIPKKQDLVWIDFDPAAGREIQKRRPALVISSQNYAKQTGFVAVCPITQGQQKLKDRGLLVTVRHKAIRGAVNPFQLHTFNFRDRNIQKIGQLDTQLFQKVAQLYPYIFGE
- a CDS encoding ABC transporter ATP-binding protein, with protein sequence MKEIVQLKKATVQVNNGFTDVKTILDDVSLTIYEHDFLTILGGNGAGKSTLFNVIAGTLPLSSGSITILGEDVTALPAEKRAKYLSRVFQDPKMGTAPRMTVAENLLIALHRGEKRGLAARKIHHYSEKFTDLTGQTGNGLEKHLDTPTGLLSGGQRQALSLLMATLKRPELLLLDEHTAALDPKTSVALMELTDTFIRQQKLTSLMITHHMEDALKYGNRLIVMKDGSIIQDLNQEEKAQMTIADYYQLFE
- a CDS encoding ABC transporter permease encodes the protein MIISSVSQGLLWGILGLGIYLTFRILNFPDMTTEGSFPLGGAVAVTLMNHGSHPLLATAAGMIAGCLAGLITGLLYTKGKIPTILAGILVMTSCNSIMLLIMRRANLGLLDIRSVQDLLPFSTDINLLIIGFLTVVLVISLLIYFLYTHLGQAYIATGDNPDMAKSFGINTDRMEVMGLVISNGLIALSGALVSQQDGYADVSKGIGVIVIGLASIIIGEVLYSTGLTLLERLIAIIVGSILYQFLIAAVIALGFNTNYLKLFSAVVLATCLIIPVLKDKFFKGVTLSR